In Paenibacillus sp. BIC5C1, a genomic segment contains:
- a CDS encoding DUF3221 domain-containing protein, whose amino-acid sequence MWNLRLLLSSCLTLILCLTGCTVTGQNECETHVQANAQRAEGFVGYVVDRKENSILVVNPAYENFSANGGSDRYYPAKWFSNAPNPKIGSYVEIWTDGSPENQPYPGQARAETIAVSCPATPDGAHRSEEDAIRAGLYSSDGEQVRIPVIENVDFDQKTGIWTIRMRDAMSTTDTQDQIEVKIEDIEPAEEQK is encoded by the coding sequence ATGTGGAATCTTCGTCTGCTGCTTAGTTCGTGCTTGACCTTGATATTATGTCTTACAGGTTGTACGGTTACGGGGCAAAACGAATGTGAGACACATGTCCAGGCGAATGCACAAAGAGCAGAAGGCTTCGTTGGTTATGTGGTTGACCGCAAGGAGAATTCCATACTTGTTGTTAACCCTGCATATGAAAATTTCAGTGCCAATGGGGGATCGGATCGGTATTATCCGGCCAAATGGTTCTCCAATGCGCCTAATCCTAAGATCGGCTCCTATGTTGAGATTTGGACGGATGGCAGCCCCGAAAACCAGCCTTACCCTGGACAAGCCAGAGCGGAAACGATTGCTGTATCTTGCCCGGCCACCCCAGATGGTGCTCATAGGAGTGAGGAGGATGCCATCCGGGCTGGATTGTACTCGTCAGACGGAGAGCAAGTACGTATTCCTGTAATTGAGAATGTTGATTTTGATCAGAAGACAGGAATATGGACTATTCGTATGCGAGATGCCATGTCAACCACGGATACTCAGGATCAGATTGAAGTGAAAATAGAAGATATCGAGCCGGCAGAGGAGCAGAAGTAG
- a CDS encoding ABC transporter ATP-binding protein, protein MLRRFFAYYRPYKKLFILDFSCAIFVALLELAFPLAVNRVVDDLLPGGRWDWILWACLALLAIYLLNSFLNFVVTYWGHKLGINIETDMRKALFNHVQKLSFRFFDNTKTGHLVSRMTNDLMDIGEIAHHGPEDVFIAVMTLIGAFSIMMSINGNLAVLTFIIVPLIIYLSLYFGSKMSKAFSRMFGDIADFNARVENNVSGIRVVQAFANEEHEKAQFAVNNSRFRQTKLIAYKIMAWNSSISYMLMKLVSLFVLVCGTWFVINGSMSYGQFIAFIMLSNVFLTPIQKINSVIETYPKGIAGFKRYTELLDMEPDVEDRPGATTVSHLRGDIRYEQVTFGYSDQEPVLKGIDLNIHAGETVALVGPSGAGKTTLCSLLPRFYDVLEGRITIDGQEIQDMTLDSLRSQIGIVQQDVFLFDGTVRENIAYGKLDATEEEIWMAARRAQMETLITSMPEGMDTLIGERGVKLSGGQKQRLSIARMFLKNPPILILDEATSALDTETEAAIQQSLAELSEGRTTLVIAHRLATIKNADRIIVVAEQGITEQGRHEELLEAGGVYSRLHYAQFGA, encoded by the coding sequence ATGCTTCGCCGTTTCTTTGCCTATTACAGGCCTTACAAAAAGCTGTTCATTCTGGACTTTAGCTGCGCGATTTTTGTAGCTCTGCTGGAACTGGCCTTCCCGCTGGCAGTTAATAGAGTCGTGGATGACCTTTTGCCGGGGGGACGCTGGGACTGGATATTATGGGCATGTCTTGCGCTGCTCGCGATCTATCTATTAAACTCGTTCCTCAACTTTGTTGTTACATACTGGGGACATAAGCTTGGTATTAATATCGAGACCGATATGCGTAAGGCACTTTTTAACCATGTACAGAAGCTGTCATTTCGTTTCTTCGACAATACCAAAACCGGACACCTAGTCTCTCGTATGACCAATGACCTCATGGATATCGGCGAGATTGCCCATCATGGCCCGGAAGATGTATTTATCGCAGTGATGACGTTGATCGGTGCATTCAGCATCATGATGAGCATCAACGGAAATCTGGCCGTATTAACATTTATTATCGTACCGCTCATTATTTATCTATCCTTGTATTTTGGCAGCAAGATGTCCAAGGCATTTAGCCGAATGTTTGGGGATATAGCGGATTTTAACGCACGTGTAGAAAACAATGTAAGTGGTATTCGCGTGGTTCAGGCTTTTGCTAATGAAGAGCATGAAAAAGCACAATTCGCTGTGAACAATAGCCGCTTTCGTCAGACCAAACTGATCGCGTACAAAATCATGGCTTGGAACTCTTCCATCAGTTACATGCTGATGAAGCTGGTATCCCTTTTTGTACTAGTTTGCGGCACTTGGTTTGTCATTAATGGAAGTATGAGCTATGGTCAATTTATTGCGTTCATTATGCTGTCCAATGTGTTTCTTACACCCATTCAGAAGATCAACTCCGTTATTGAGACGTATCCAAAAGGGATTGCAGGTTTCAAACGCTATACGGAATTGCTCGATATGGAGCCGGACGTTGAAGATCGACCGGGTGCCACTACGGTCTCTCATCTGCGTGGAGATATCCGATATGAGCAGGTGACCTTTGGCTATTCGGATCAGGAGCCTGTTCTGAAAGGGATTGATCTGAATATTCACGCTGGCGAAACAGTGGCTCTTGTTGGACCATCCGGTGCAGGAAAAACAACGCTGTGCAGTCTGCTGCCTCGTTTCTATGATGTGCTGGAAGGTCGCATCACGATCGATGGTCAGGAGATTCAAGACATGACGCTGGATTCATTACGCAGTCAGATCGGAATTGTGCAGCAGGACGTGTTCCTCTTCGATGGGACAGTTCGTGAGAATATTGCGTATGGCAAGCTGGATGCAACAGAGGAAGAAATCTGGATGGCCGCTCGTCGTGCTCAGATGGAGACACTGATCACTTCTATGCCGGAAGGAATGGACACGTTGATTGGTGAACGTGGTGTGAAACTGTCCGGCGGACAGAAACAGCGTTTGTCCATTGCGCGTATGTTTCTGAAGAATCCTCCGATTCTAATTTTGGATGAAGCTACATCTGCACTGGATACTGAGACCGAAGCAGCGATCCAGCAATCCCTTGCGGAATTGTCCGAAGGACGGACTACCCTGGTTATTGCCCACAGATTGGCTACGATCAAAAATGCGGATCGCATTATTGTTGTTGCCGAGCAAGGGATTACAGAGCAGGGCAGACACGAAGAATTGCTTGAAGCAGGTGGAGTATACAGTCGTCTGCATTATGCACAGTTTGGTGCCTGA
- a CDS encoding FecCD family ABC transporter permease: MESSTLVGAERKKRTKSTIVMIVLGALIITAFIISMNTGFTRLSPLEVMRTLFGGGTAKQELILFEFRLPRIVISVLVGAGLALSGCILQGVSRNPLADPGILGINAGAGLVVMLFVSFFPTTTAAPVFLLPILALIGATFAAFLIYVLSYKKGEGLMPTRMLLTGIGVAAGISSAMIVLTLRLSPEKYQFVATWMAGSIWGSNWKFVTALLPFLIVLVPLVLYKARVLNVLNLGDQTASGLGAPVERERLILLAAAVGLAGSCVSVSGGIGFVGLIGPHLARRLVGPKHQFLLPASALVGSLLVLVADTLGRVILQPSEIPAGILVAIIGAPYFLYLLSKTK, translated from the coding sequence ATGGAATCCTCAACTCTGGTTGGAGCAGAACGCAAAAAGAGAACAAAAAGCACCATTGTCATGATTGTGCTTGGTGCGTTGATTATTACGGCTTTTATTATCAGTATGAATACAGGGTTCACTCGGCTTTCTCCACTTGAGGTTATGCGGACCTTGTTTGGCGGTGGGACGGCAAAGCAGGAACTGATTCTGTTTGAATTCCGTTTGCCGCGTATCGTCATTTCGGTTCTGGTTGGTGCAGGACTTGCGCTGTCCGGTTGTATTCTGCAGGGGGTATCCCGAAATCCTCTGGCTGATCCAGGGATTCTGGGTATCAACGCTGGAGCGGGATTGGTTGTGATGTTGTTTGTATCCTTCTTCCCAACAACGACGGCGGCTCCGGTATTTTTGCTGCCAATTCTGGCTCTGATCGGTGCAACATTTGCTGCATTTCTGATTTATGTGCTCTCTTACAAAAAGGGAGAAGGTCTCATGCCTACGCGCATGTTGCTTACAGGGATTGGGGTAGCTGCAGGGATCAGCTCAGCTATGATCGTACTAACACTTCGGCTCAGTCCGGAGAAGTATCAATTTGTGGCCACTTGGATGGCAGGTAGCATCTGGGGTTCCAACTGGAAATTCGTAACAGCGTTGCTGCCGTTTCTCATTGTCCTTGTGCCGCTTGTTCTGTATAAAGCCCGTGTGCTCAATGTACTGAACCTAGGCGATCAAACAGCGAGTGGTCTCGGCGCACCGGTGGAGCGTGAAAGACTGATCCTACTGGCTGCTGCCGTGGGACTGGCCGGATCATGCGTATCCGTCAGTGGCGGCATTGGTTTTGTGGGTCTAATCGGTCCACATTTGGCACGTCGTCTCGTGGGACCAAAACATCAGTTCCTTTTGCCTGCATCCGCTCTGGTCGGATCATTGCTTGTGCTTGTTGCAGATACGCTGGGACGCGTAATCTTGCAGCCTTCAGAGATTCCGGCAGGTATTCTGGTTGCCATCATTGGTGCCCCGTACTTCCTGTATCTCTTGAGCAAAACGAAATAG